The following proteins are encoded in a genomic region of Mustela erminea isolate mMusErm1 chromosome 3, mMusErm1.Pri, whole genome shotgun sequence:
- the LOC116585755 gene encoding uncharacterized protein LOC116585755, whose amino-acid sequence MRVPLLDIVGRLLASCDVDVSFPEGPRGSASFSDCPAADHPPPAQRVRVFLGLSRSRSPPPQRVRVFLGLSRIRSPSPAEGPRLSRTVPQQITLPPRGSASFSHCPSADHPPPPQKVRVFLGLSRSRSPSPPEGLRLSRTVPQQITLPPRGSASFSHCPAADHPPPLRVRVFLGLSRSSPPQITDEPVHGLGSNTVTAFPAASPESQPTWLANGRAGVLANKSHNDSGPVADFGIQNSKEFWVGRNDAWASRSPLHTGFLLEVPLGPTLGSIRSYKQVARSSGARRGTGPSKQSCSLSNCQQAGGEVWGPF is encoded by the exons ATGC GTGTCCCGCTCTTGGATATCGTCGGCCGCCTTCTCGCCTCCTGCGATGTTGATGTTTCATTTCCCGAGGGCCCCAGAGG GTCCGCGTCTTTCTCGGACTGTCCCGCAGCAGatcaccctccccccgcccagagGGTCCGCGTCTTTCTTGGTCTGTCCCGCAGCAGATCACCCCCCCCCCAGAGGGTCCGCGTCTTTCTTGGACTGTCCCGCATCAGATCACCTTCCCCCGCAGAGGGTCCGCGTCTTTCTCGGACTGTCCCGCAGCAGATCACCCTCCCCCCCAGAGGGTCCGCGTCTTTCTCGCACTGTCCCTCAGCAGatcaccctcccccgccccagaaGGTCCGTGTCTTTCTCGGACTGTCCCGCAGCAGATCACCCTCCCCCCCAGAGGGTCTGCGTCTTTCTCGGACTGTCCCGCAGCAGATCACCCTCCCCCCCAGAGGGTCCGCGTCTTTCTCGCACTGTCCCGCAGCAGATCACCCTCCCCCGCTGAGGGTCCGCGTCTTTCTCGGACTTTCCCGCAGCAGCCCGCCGCAAATCACCGACGAGCCAGTGCACGGGCTCGGGAGCAACACGGTGACCGCGTTCCCGGCCGCAAGTCCGGAAAGTCAACCCACCTGGTTGGCAAACGGACGTGCGGGTGTGCTGGCAAACAAAAGTCACAATGACTCGGGACCTGTCGCAGACTTTGGAATACAGAACTCAAAGGAATTCTGGGTGGGAAGGAACGACGCCTGGGCCTCCCGGAGTCCCCTGCACACAGGCTTCCTTCTTGAGGTTCCATTAGGTCCTACATTAGGTTCCATTAGGTCCTACAAACAGGTAGCAAGGTCCAGCGGGGCCAGGCGTGGGACTGGTCCATCAAAGCAAAGCTGCAGTTTGTCCAACTGCCAGCAAGCTGGAGGGGAGGTCTGGGGCCCGTTCTGA
- the RNF187 gene encoding E3 ubiquitin-protein ligase RNF187, with translation MNLFGLAARTPARTWGRERRGRELRAPSTPLPGPGARRPAVPAPRGPVAILVPALGSPAAVSIPVPAVRRVPGLARPPAAPSPRAPAAAALALPAGPAEASCALCQRAPREPVRADCGHRFCRACVVRFWAEDDGPFPCPECADDCWQRAVEPGRPPLSRRLLALEEAAAAPARDGPASEAALQLLCRADGGPLCAACRMAAGPEPPEWEPRWRKALRGKENKGSVEIMRKDLKDARDLHGQAESAAAVWKGHVMDRRKKALTDYRKLRAFFAEEEERFLQEAEKEDGSLEDEDADPADRFGSLLQVVSELERRHRSLGLSMLLQ, from the exons GCGGCGCGTACCCCTGCCAGGACCTGGGGCCGGGAGCGCCGCGGCCGGGAACTCCGAGCGCCGAGTACACCGCTGCCAGGACCCGGCGCGCGGCGCCCCGCCGTCCCCGCCCCGCGCGGCCCCGTCGCCATCCTAGTCCCGGCCCTCGGCTCTCCGGCCGCGGTCTCCATCCCAGTCCCTGCAGTCCGCCGCGTCCCCGGCCTCGCCCGCCCTCCGGCCGCGCCCTCCCCGAGGGCCCCCGCCGCCGCAGCCCTGGCTCTCCCCGCGGGCCCCGCCGAGGCCTCCTGCGCCCTGTGCCAGCGCGCGCCCCGAGAGCCGGTGCGCGCCGACTGCGGCCACCGCTTCTGCCGGGCGTGCGTGGTGCGCTTCTGGGCAGAGGACGACGGGCCCTTCCCGTGCCCCGAGTGCGCGGACGACTGCTGGCAGCGCGCCGTGGAGCCAGGCCGCCCGCCGCTCAGCCGCCGGCTGCTGGCGCTCGAGGAGGCGGCCGCGGCGCCCGCGCGCGACGGCCCGGCGTCCGAGGCGGCACTGCAGCTGCTGTGCCGCGCCGACGGGGGTCCGCTGTGCGCCGCCTGCCGCATGGCCGCAGGCCCCGAGCCGCCCGAGTGGGAGCCGCGCTGGAGGAAGGCGCTGCGCGGCAAG GAGAACAAGGGGTCTGTGGAGATCATGAGAAAGGACCTGAAGGACGCACGGGACCTGCACGGCCAGGCGGAGTCTGCTGCCGCCGTGTGGAAG GGACACGTGATGGACCGCAGGAAGAAGGCCCTGACTGACTACAGGAAGCTGCGGGCCTTCTTTGCTGAGGAGGAGGAGCGCTTTCTGCAGGAGGCGGAGAAAGAGGACGGGTCCCTGGAGGACGAGGACGCTGACCCTGCAGACCGCTTCGGGTCGCTGCTGCAGGTGGTGTCCGAGCTGGAGAGGAGGCACCGCAGCCTGGGTCTCAGCATGCTGCTGCAG TGA